A window of Chitinophaga sp. MM2321 contains these coding sequences:
- a CDS encoding DUF5007 domain-containing protein — MKWQGYLKCTVVLSLAITACRKLPEKKDYLSQDANFNKKSVYEPVLGRTQLELTQFSADGSSYPLLFTIENARRVSGGKDAPELFQPVKVQEWLRDYTGLEKSLEEIEVKRVWVEAPFLEIRKGSGDFIFRSAPSSLIATYPDSGYVFDIKVENKGNERTIQNFNLRPLKEVPYEPYEYDVYTRERKMESRPIQGGGQYQVPYTIHPSTLTELYYASDKDSLFTDTLVSVYINKANPTGHSLTFKFLDENLEAINPAVFNNTKWDKLLHGFNRRQTDSSVTYDVAYPLPLTNLKTEFAANGKATCTFGYSRKGFGGERVDAYFGLNFAIYEPGDWTIIFYFRRNPLFNDD, encoded by the coding sequence ATGAAATGGCAAGGTTATTTAAAATGCACCGTGGTACTTTCTCTCGCCATCACTGCATGCAGAAAGCTCCCTGAGAAAAAAGATTATCTCAGCCAGGATGCCAACTTTAACAAGAAATCGGTGTATGAACCTGTGCTGGGCCGTACGCAGCTGGAGCTGACGCAATTCAGCGCAGATGGGTCCAGCTATCCGTTACTGTTCACCATTGAGAATGCGAGACGCGTATCAGGCGGAAAGGATGCACCGGAACTCTTTCAACCCGTAAAGGTGCAGGAATGGTTACGTGATTATACCGGGTTGGAAAAATCATTGGAAGAAATTGAAGTCAAACGTGTGTGGGTAGAAGCGCCTTTCCTGGAAATACGCAAAGGCTCCGGCGACTTTATTTTCCGCAGCGCCCCTTCCTCCTTGATCGCCACTTATCCCGATTCAGGTTACGTGTTTGATATAAAGGTGGAAAACAAAGGCAATGAACGCACCATTCAAAATTTCAACCTGCGCCCGTTGAAAGAAGTGCCTTACGAACCGTATGAGTATGATGTGTATACAAGGGAGCGTAAAATGGAGAGCCGACCCATACAAGGAGGCGGACAATACCAGGTACCCTATACCATTCATCCCAGCACGCTCACAGAGCTGTATTACGCGAGCGATAAGGATAGTCTCTTTACAGACACACTGGTATCGGTATATATCAACAAAGCCAATCCAACCGGGCATTCACTCACTTTTAAATTCCTGGATGAAAACCTGGAGGCTATCAATCCGGCAGTATTTAATAATACAAAATGGGATAAGCTGTTGCATGGCTTCAACCGCCGGCAAACAGATAGTTCTGTGACTTACGATGTTGCTTATCCATTGCCGCTGACCAATCTTAAAACGGAGTTTGCAGCCAACGGTAAAGCTACCTGCACATTTGGATATAGCCGTAAAGGTTTTGGTGGTGAAAGGGTGGATGCTTACTTCGGTTTGAACTTCGCTATTTATGAGCCGGGTGACTGGACCATCATATTCTATTTCCGCAGGAACCCGCTTTTCAATGACGATTAA